In Shinella sp. XGS7, a single genomic region encodes these proteins:
- a CDS encoding cysteine hydrolase family protein — MPQTIVQANGRIGVALKEFRLRPIQQRHNSMNRPALIVIDLQNDYFPGGAFPQHNAEETLSSVFNAILRARQKGMPVIHVQHVADRSQGLAPFFNADTHGVAIHADILDAAPDAPIVIKRFADSFEQTTLHETLQNLQVNELLLCGMMTQNCVTHTALSRKADLYRQVTVLSDACTTVSPLLHAIALHALSTRVHLATVAEALPGMPEAA; from the coding sequence TTGCCGCAAACCATTGTTCAGGCCAATGGGCGGATCGGCGTCGCGCTCAAAGAATTCAGGCTCAGACCCATTCAACAAAGGCACAACAGCATGAACCGGCCCGCCCTGATCGTCATCGACCTGCAGAACGACTATTTCCCCGGGGGCGCCTTCCCCCAGCACAACGCCGAAGAGACGCTCTCGAGCGTCTTCAATGCCATCCTGCGTGCCAGGCAGAAGGGTATGCCCGTGATTCACGTTCAGCACGTCGCCGACCGCAGCCAGGGCCTGGCGCCGTTCTTCAACGCAGACACTCATGGCGTCGCGATCCACGCGGACATCCTGGATGCTGCGCCCGACGCGCCCATCGTCATCAAGCGCTTTGCCGACAGCTTCGAGCAGACTACGCTTCACGAAACGCTGCAGAACTTGCAGGTGAACGAGCTGCTGCTGTGCGGCATGATGACCCAGAACTGCGTGACGCACACCGCGCTCTCGCGCAAAGCCGACCTGTACCGCCAGGTCACAGTGCTGAGCGATGCCTGCACCACGGTCAGTCCCTTGCTACATGCCATCGCCCTGCATGCCCTGTCCACACGGGTCCATCTGGCGACGGTGGCCGAGGCGCTGCCGGGCATGCCCGAGGCCGCATAG
- a CDS encoding type 1 glutamine amidotransferase domain-containing protein: MSSRILMIVTSNARMGDTGKPTGLWAEELAVPYYALVDAGAEVTLASPAGGPAPIDPGSLKPVGQNDPVVERFLADAALQARIAATPKAADFDGASFDAIFFPGGHGTMWDLPVDAGVTRAVERAFAAEKLIASVCHGAAGLVTARRPDGQSIVKDLRVNSFTDAEEVAVGLEKVVPFMLEARLRELGGRFEGAANWQAFAIRDGQLITGQNPQSSHLVAQELLLALAAASRQ, from the coding sequence ATGAGCTCCCGCATCCTGATGATCGTCACCTCCAACGCCCGCATGGGCGATACCGGCAAGCCCACAGGCTTGTGGGCCGAGGAGCTGGCCGTGCCCTACTACGCGCTGGTGGATGCCGGCGCCGAGGTGACGCTGGCCTCGCCGGCCGGCGGCCCCGCACCCATTGACCCAGGCAGCCTGAAGCCCGTGGGTCAGAACGACCCCGTCGTCGAGCGTTTCCTGGCCGATGCAGCCCTGCAGGCCCGTATCGCCGCGACGCCCAAGGCCGCAGACTTCGACGGCGCCAGCTTCGATGCCATCTTCTTCCCGGGCGGCCACGGCACCATGTGGGACCTGCCGGTCGATGCCGGCGTGACCCGCGCGGTGGAGCGCGCCTTCGCGGCCGAGAAGCTGATCGCTTCCGTCTGCCATGGTGCGGCCGGCCTGGTGACGGCCCGGCGCCCGGATGGCCAGTCCATCGTGAAGGATCTGCGCGTCAATTCCTTCACCGACGCCGAGGAAGTGGCCGTGGGCCTTGAGAAGGTCGTGCCCTTCATGCTTGAGGCGCGTCTGCGCGAACTGGGTGGCCGCTTCGAGGGGGCCGCGAACTGGCAGGCCTTTGCCATTCGTGATGGCCAGCTGATCACCGGACAGAACCCCCAGTCCTCGCACCTGGTCGCGCAAGAACTCTTGCTGGCCCTGGCTGCGGCCTCGCGTCAGTGA
- a CDS encoding zinc-binding dehydrogenase: MKALLLTEAGADFQLRLAEVAAPEPGPGEVRLRVRASSLNPVDYKFARSGAGLSLPHVLGIDAAGEIDALGPGVTGWGIGERVMALCNLYRWGGFAEQVVVDAQVLSRLPNGLSFEQAATLPCAGLTAWQALFQKFPLRPGQTVLITAAGGGVGGFAVQLAKQEPGVRVLATSSRSAARVSALGADAVIDYRQANVVDAVMRLTQGRGVDAIIDLVSAESATQLLPLLRHNGHIVCVVGRPSDATLPPWGKAVSLHDVALGFAYQHGDASDLARIARAGESLAAWVADGLIQPQIQDVIALEAVPAALRRLGQGSTQGKVVVRL, encoded by the coding sequence ATGAAAGCCTTGCTGCTGACCGAAGCCGGGGCCGATTTTCAGCTCCGCCTGGCCGAGGTGGCCGCGCCCGAGCCAGGGCCGGGTGAGGTGCGCCTGCGAGTCCGGGCCTCCAGCCTCAATCCGGTGGACTACAAGTTTGCGCGCAGCGGGGCTGGCCTGAGCCTGCCGCATGTGCTGGGGATCGATGCCGCGGGCGAGATCGATGCCCTCGGTCCGGGTGTGACGGGCTGGGGCATCGGTGAGCGCGTGATGGCCTTGTGCAACCTCTACCGGTGGGGCGGCTTCGCCGAGCAGGTGGTGGTGGACGCCCAGGTGCTGAGCCGGCTGCCCAATGGGCTGTCGTTCGAGCAGGCGGCCACCTTGCCTTGTGCAGGTCTGACGGCCTGGCAGGCCCTGTTCCAGAAGTTCCCGCTTCGCCCGGGCCAGACCGTGCTGATCACGGCAGCCGGCGGTGGCGTGGGAGGCTTCGCCGTCCAGCTGGCCAAGCAGGAGCCGGGCGTGCGCGTGCTCGCCACCAGCTCGCGTTCGGCAGCGCGGGTCAGCGCCCTCGGTGCCGATGCCGTCATCGACTACCGCCAGGCGAATGTGGTGGACGCTGTCATGCGCCTCACCCAGGGCCGCGGCGTGGACGCCATCATCGATCTGGTCTCGGCCGAGTCGGCAACACAGCTGCTGCCCCTGCTGCGGCACAACGGCCATATCGTCTGCGTGGTGGGCCGCCCCAGCGATGCAACGCTGCCCCCCTGGGGCAAGGCCGTCTCCCTCCACGATGTGGCCCTGGGCTTTGCCTACCAGCACGGGGATGCGAGCGATCTGGCACGCATCGCCCGCGCCGGTGAAAGCCTGGCGGCCTGGGTGGCGGATGGGCTGATCCAGCCGCAGATTCAGGATGTCATCGCACTTGAGGCCGTGCCGGCCGCCCTGCGCCGGCTGGGCCAAGGCAGCACCCAGGGCAAGGTCGTTGTGCGCCTGTGA
- a CDS encoding GlxA family transcriptional regulator — translation MLAFRGVSPFHLAIPGVVFGEAFGPSPAFEVFVCAAEPQPLRTSMGYELSGLRDLAQAAAADVIVVPSWRDVEERPPEPLLTLLRQAHARGADVIGLCLGAHVLAEAGLLAGKRATTHWEYAKRMAERYPEVELLPDVLYVEEPGLMTSAGTAAGIDACLQFVRQRLGSSKATELARRLVVAPHRSGGQAQFIHQPLPLTQGSSRLSQLLADVRTSLHEPHTLDTLAAAACMSRRHFTRLFRTITGTTVHQWLLTERLQRAQNLLERTDQSIEAVAGLAGFGSAESLRLHFRRSFKTSPQQWRRAFQGDLGAVAAPTALAR, via the coding sequence GTGCTCGCCTTCCGGGGTGTCAGCCCCTTTCATCTGGCGATTCCCGGCGTGGTGTTCGGTGAAGCCTTCGGGCCGTCACCGGCCTTCGAGGTCTTTGTGTGTGCCGCGGAGCCTCAGCCCTTGCGCACCAGCATGGGCTATGAGCTGTCGGGCCTGCGCGATCTGGCGCAAGCGGCTGCGGCCGATGTCATCGTGGTGCCCAGCTGGCGCGACGTGGAGGAACGGCCGCCCGAGCCGCTGCTCACGCTCTTGCGCCAGGCGCATGCGCGTGGTGCGGACGTGATCGGCCTGTGTCTGGGCGCTCATGTCCTGGCGGAGGCGGGCCTGCTGGCCGGCAAGCGCGCCACCACGCACTGGGAGTACGCCAAGCGCATGGCAGAGCGCTATCCGGAAGTGGAGCTGCTGCCCGATGTGCTCTATGTCGAGGAGCCCGGCCTCATGACCTCGGCGGGCACGGCGGCCGGCATCGATGCCTGCCTGCAGTTCGTCCGCCAGCGCCTGGGCAGCAGCAAGGCAACGGAGCTGGCCCGGCGTTTGGTCGTCGCGCCGCATCGGTCTGGCGGTCAGGCCCAGTTCATCCATCAGCCCCTACCGCTGACCCAGGGCAGCAGCCGGCTCTCACAGCTGCTGGCCGATGTGCGCACGAGCCTGCACGAGCCCCACACGCTCGACACCCTGGCCGCCGCCGCCTGCATGAGCCGGCGCCACTTCACCCGCCTGTTCCGGACCATCACCGGCACAACGGTGCATCAGTGGTTGCTGACGGAGCGGCTTCAGCGCGCGCAGAACCTGCTGGAGCGCACCGACCAATCGATCGAGGCCGTGGCCGGGCTGGCCGGCTTCGGATCCGCCGAGTCCTTGCGGCTGCACTTTAGGCGCAGCTTCAAGACCTCACCGCAGCAATGGCGGCGGGCGTTTCAGGGGGATTTGGGCGCCGTTGCCGCGCCGACCGCCTTGGCGAGGTAG
- a CDS encoding NADH:flavin oxidoreductase/NADH oxidase has product MSKLFEPLRLKDITLRNRIGVPPMCQYMARDGLPSDWHLPHYTALARGGAGLVIVEATAVSPEGRITPACLGLWSDEQAEALAPIAQAIRRAGAAPGIQIGHAGRKASAHRPWEGDDHIPEADETAWPTISPSSIAFGAHLDRVPRAMSRDDIQRVQSDFVQAARRALEAGFEWLELHFAHGYLGQSFLSTYANARDDEFGGSAPNRARFLLDTLRAVRAVWPERLPLTARLGVLEFDGRDEAALLESVDLARQFKQAGLDLLNVSIGFSTPTAQIPWGPGFLAPIAARLREEAGLPVSAAWGFEDPIVAEQALNQGQLDLVLVGRAHLANPHWPYAAAQALKLERAPWLLPAPYAHWLERYQPSRKA; this is encoded by the coding sequence ATGTCTAAGCTGTTCGAACCCCTGCGCCTGAAAGACATCACGCTGCGCAACCGCATCGGCGTACCGCCCATGTGCCAGTACATGGCCCGTGATGGCCTGCCCAGCGACTGGCACCTGCCGCACTACACGGCCCTGGCCCGCGGCGGTGCCGGCCTGGTCATCGTCGAGGCCACGGCCGTCTCGCCCGAGGGCCGCATCACCCCGGCCTGCCTGGGGCTCTGGTCCGATGAGCAGGCCGAGGCGCTGGCACCGATTGCCCAGGCCATCCGGCGCGCCGGCGCGGCGCCCGGCATCCAGATCGGTCATGCCGGCCGCAAAGCCAGTGCCCACCGCCCCTGGGAGGGCGACGATCACATTCCCGAGGCCGACGAGACAGCCTGGCCCACGATCTCTCCTTCGTCCATCGCCTTCGGTGCGCATCTGGACCGCGTCCCTCGTGCCATGAGCCGGGACGACATCCAGCGCGTGCAGAGCGACTTTGTGCAGGCCGCTCGCCGCGCTCTGGAGGCGGGCTTCGAATGGCTGGAGCTGCACTTCGCCCATGGCTATCTGGGCCAGAGTTTTCTGTCCACCTATGCCAATGCCCGCGATGACGAGTTCGGCGGCAGCGCACCGAACCGTGCTCGCTTCCTGCTCGACACCTTGCGTGCCGTGCGGGCCGTGTGGCCGGAGCGCTTGCCCCTGACCGCACGCCTGGGTGTGCTGGAGTTCGATGGGCGTGACGAAGCTGCGCTGCTGGAATCCGTGGACCTGGCACGTCAGTTCAAGCAGGCCGGCCTGGACCTGCTCAACGTGAGCATCGGCTTTTCAACCCCAACAGCACAGATTCCCTGGGGCCCGGGCTTTCTGGCGCCCATCGCCGCGCGGCTGCGTGAAGAGGCGGGGCTGCCCGTTTCGGCAGCCTGGGGCTTTGAGGACCCGATCGTGGCGGAACAGGCGCTGAACCAGGGGCAGCTGGATCTGGTGCTTGTCGGCCGTGCCCATCTGGCCAACCCGCATTGGCCCTATGCCGCAGCACAAGCCCTGAAGCTGGAGCGTGCGCCGTGGCTGCTGCCCGCCCCCTACGCCCATTGGCTTGAACGCTATCAACCCAGCCGCAAGGCCTGA
- a CDS encoding major royal jelly family protein: MKLKSFPSMLAWALVSGVALLGASTMTWAQPQPVRAQAELQYAWTQSQWNFASWAQAQAYAQADVFKRAPLHGVKVDRQGQVFVSTARLVDARVPATLNRLIERAGRVTLEPFPNWGLHALNRPDGLRNVLGFAIDSKNQLWALDMGFAAGDVEAAPGAQKLVIFDIESGRELRRYPLPDAVADRKTSFLNDLALDERRQLAYISDSGSRAENGAAGGIIVLDLQTGLSRRVLDRSPLTGDDPARPLFVNGEPALPGQALRVGINGIALSPDGERLYWSITTGDAVYALDTRHIRGDAQPPADLEAHVIGPVRSGSAEVLMAWPLVRMARSTSPTSR, from the coding sequence ATGAAACTCAAGAGCTTTCCCTCGATGCTGGCCTGGGCGCTGGTCAGCGGTGTGGCGCTGCTCGGCGCATCGACCATGACCTGGGCCCAGCCCCAGCCCGTCAGGGCCCAGGCGGAGCTGCAGTACGCCTGGACCCAGAGTCAATGGAACTTTGCGTCGTGGGCGCAAGCTCAGGCCTACGCCCAGGCGGACGTCTTCAAACGTGCGCCCCTGCACGGTGTCAAAGTCGACCGACAAGGACAGGTATTCGTCAGCACCGCGCGGCTCGTCGATGCGCGGGTGCCCGCCACACTGAACCGGCTGATCGAGCGTGCCGGACGCGTGACTCTGGAGCCATTCCCGAATTGGGGCCTGCACGCGCTGAATCGCCCCGACGGGCTGCGCAATGTGCTCGGTTTCGCCATCGACAGCAAGAATCAGCTGTGGGCGCTGGATATGGGCTTCGCCGCCGGAGACGTCGAGGCGGCGCCCGGCGCGCAGAAGCTCGTGATCTTCGATATCGAGAGCGGCCGCGAGCTCAGACGCTATCCGTTGCCCGACGCGGTGGCCGACCGCAAGACCAGCTTCCTGAATGACCTGGCGCTGGACGAGCGACGCCAACTGGCTTACATCAGCGACAGCGGCAGTCGCGCGGAGAACGGCGCCGCGGGCGGCATCATCGTGCTCGATCTGCAGACCGGCTTGAGCCGCCGCGTACTGGACCGCTCGCCCCTCACCGGCGACGATCCCGCCCGTCCCTTGTTCGTGAACGGCGAGCCCGCCCTGCCGGGTCAGGCGCTTCGAGTAGGGATCAACGGCATCGCGCTCAGTCCGGACGGCGAGCGGCTGTACTGGTCCATCACGACCGGCGATGCGGTCTATGCGCTGGACACCCGACACATCCGGGGTGACGCTCAGCCGCCCGCCGATCTTGAGGCGCATGTGATCGGTCCGGTCCGGTCCGGATCGGCGGAGGTTCTGATGGCATGGCCGTTGGTCCGGATGGCCAGATCTACGTCACCAACATCACGCTGA
- a CDS encoding putative quinol monooxygenase, with amino-acid sequence MSIHILATLEALPEFRSAVDSALRELVQATRQEPGNQRYDLYCDAEQPEVFHIVETYSDMAALEAHRGTRHYLSYRDQARSWLRKPPVVRVLRALDLAGVMPVTAV; translated from the coding sequence ATGAGCATTCATATCCTTGCCACCCTGGAAGCCTTGCCCGAGTTCCGCAGCGCCGTGGATTCGGCCCTGCGTGAGCTGGTCCAGGCCACCCGCCAGGAACCCGGCAACCAGCGCTACGACCTCTACTGCGACGCCGAGCAACCCGAGGTCTTCCATATTGTTGAGACCTACAGCGATATGGCCGCGCTGGAAGCCCACCGGGGCACCCGGCATTACCTGTCCTACCGGGACCAGGCCCGGAGCTGGCTGCGCAAGCCCCCCGTGGTCCGGGTGCTTCGGGCGCTTGATCTTGCGGGTGTGATGCCCGTCACCGCTGTGTAA
- a CDS encoding type 1 glutamine amidotransferase domain-containing protein, producing MKTLFKVLLSTVALSLSTLATAAPKGEVLVLLSSETALPLRDGKTFPSGYYLNEFGVPADALQRAGYRLTVVTPRGNRPQADQRSVDPQYFRDDAQEMKRIAGVVDQLTQAHQVQSLPEVIKAGLDRYAAVFIPGGHAPMIDLANNPLVGQVLRHFHAQGKPTAAICHGPITLLAAQDDPQGYERALGDANTGQAKNWIYSGYRMTIFADAEEAVFEASLNGDKLRYYPARAMATAGGDMRFAKAWEPHVVVDRELITGQNPFSDQALAQALIAALAKR from the coding sequence ATGAAAACTCTGTTCAAAGTCCTGCTGTCCACCGTGGCGCTGAGCCTGTCCACCCTGGCCACGGCCGCCCCCAAGGGTGAGGTGCTGGTGCTGCTGTCCAGCGAAACCGCCTTGCCTCTGCGCGATGGCAAGACCTTCCCTTCCGGCTACTACCTCAACGAGTTCGGCGTGCCGGCCGATGCCCTGCAGCGCGCCGGCTACCGGCTGACCGTGGTCACGCCGCGTGGCAACCGCCCGCAGGCCGACCAACGCTCGGTGGACCCGCAGTACTTCCGCGACGATGCACAGGAGATGAAGCGCATTGCCGGCGTGGTGGACCAGCTGACCCAGGCTCATCAGGTCCAGTCGCTGCCCGAGGTGATCAAGGCCGGCCTGGATCGCTACGCCGCGGTTTTCATTCCCGGTGGCCACGCGCCCATGATCGATCTGGCCAACAACCCGCTGGTGGGTCAGGTGCTGCGTCACTTCCATGCGCAGGGCAAGCCGACCGCCGCGATCTGCCACGGCCCCATCACCCTGCTGGCCGCCCAGGACGATCCCCAGGGCTACGAACGAGCGCTGGGTGACGCAAACACGGGCCAGGCCAAGAACTGGATCTACAGCGGCTATCGCATGACCATCTTTGCCGATGCCGAGGAAGCCGTGTTCGAAGCCTCGCTCAATGGCGACAAGCTGCGCTACTACCCTGCCCGCGCCATGGCCACGGCCGGTGGCGACATGCGCTTCGCCAAGGCCTGGGAGCCGCACGTGGTCGTGGATCGCGAGCTCATCACCGGCCAGAACCCCTTCTCGGACCAGGCGCTGGCCCAAGCGCTGATTGCGGCCCTGGCCAAGCGCTGA
- a CDS encoding ABC transporter permease, translating to MNQILIVFLKELREALRDRRTLLRVSLPGLLMGPLMLFMLSMLVAQFEKQAEQREILVAGVAQAPTLVNYLQRQNFSVKEAPADYERQLREATLGQAVLVVPQDFESALARGAELELEVVTDSANTRASASGGGVARLVRGFNEERARLQLMLRGVSPELLGPVGLTERDLASPGARAARITGIIPMFVIMAVLYGALTAALDTTSGERERQSLEPLLANPVPHGALVLGKWLAVALMGAVVAALASFSFLPAQLLIKSDALAAQFRFGWADAASFALLLLPVAAAMGALLMAVAIRTKTFKEAQASANLVIMVFSLMPLIAIMNPGADAAWHYWLPGLGQYQQMMQLLKGETLRLDQWGPPLLSAALIIAAGMAYVARAMRAAASR from the coding sequence ATGAACCAGATCCTGATCGTCTTTCTCAAGGAGCTGCGCGAGGCCCTGCGTGACCGCCGCACCCTGTTGCGCGTCTCCCTGCCGGGCCTGCTGATGGGGCCGCTGATGCTCTTCATGCTGTCCATGCTGGTGGCTCAGTTCGAAAAGCAGGCCGAGCAGCGCGAGATCCTGGTGGCCGGCGTGGCACAGGCGCCCACCCTGGTGAACTATCTGCAGCGCCAGAACTTCAGCGTCAAGGAGGCGCCGGCGGACTATGAGCGACAGCTGCGCGAGGCCACGCTGGGCCAGGCCGTGCTGGTGGTGCCGCAGGACTTCGAGAGCGCCCTGGCGCGCGGTGCCGAGCTGGAGCTGGAGGTGGTGACAGACAGCGCCAACACCCGGGCCAGCGCCAGCGGCGGCGGCGTGGCGCGCCTGGTGCGCGGCTTCAACGAGGAGCGCGCGCGCCTGCAGCTGATGCTGCGCGGCGTCAGCCCCGAGCTGCTGGGCCCCGTGGGTCTCACTGAGCGCGACCTGGCCAGCCCCGGCGCGCGCGCCGCGCGCATCACCGGCATCATTCCCATGTTCGTGATCATGGCCGTGCTCTATGGCGCGCTCACCGCCGCCCTGGACACCACCAGCGGCGAGCGTGAGCGCCAGAGCCTGGAGCCCCTGCTGGCCAACCCCGTGCCACACGGCGCCCTGGTGCTGGGCAAATGGCTGGCCGTGGCCCTGATGGGCGCCGTGGTGGCGGCCCTGGCCAGCTTCAGCTTTCTACCGGCCCAGCTGCTGATCAAGAGCGATGCCCTGGCCGCGCAGTTCCGCTTCGGCTGGGCGGACGCAGCGAGCTTTGCCCTGCTGCTGCTGCCGGTGGCCGCGGCCATGGGCGCCCTGCTGATGGCGGTGGCCATACGCACCAAGACCTTCAAGGAGGCGCAGGCCAGCGCCAATCTGGTGATCATGGTCTTCAGCCTCATGCCCCTGATCGCCATCATGAACCCCGGGGCCGATGCGGCCTGGCACTACTGGCTGCCCGGCCTGGGCCAGTACCAGCAGATGATGCAGCTGCTCAAGGGCGAGACCCTGCGCCTGGACCAGTGGGGCCCGCCGCTGCTGAGCGCGGCCCTGATCATCGCGGCCGGCATGGCCTATGTGGCGCGCGCCATGCGCGCGGCGGCCAGCCGCTGA
- a CDS encoding iron-containing alcohol dehydrogenase encodes MQNFSFHNPTAIHFGTGAIAQLSQHVPSEARVLLLYGGSSAERNGTLAEVRQALQGRLVQEFGGIEPNPSYETLMRAVEQVRSQGLDFLLAVGGGSVIDGTKFVAAAVPYPQDPWHILETGGAEVKQALPFGSVLTLPATGSEMNAGSVITRRATQAKRVFHSAHVFPRFSILDPAKMDSLPIRQLANGVADAFTHVMEQYLTYPAQAHVQDRMAEALLQTLVDIGPQVLATEHDAAARASLMWTATLALNGLIGAGVPQDWSTHMIGHELTALHDIDHARTLAVVLPANLKVRRSAKREKLLQYAERVWQLREGAEEARIDAAIQRTEVFFESLGIPTRLSAYALGADAVEPVIKQLEAHGLTALGERRDVTLDISRQILQAAL; translated from the coding sequence ATGCAGAACTTCAGCTTCCACAACCCCACCGCCATCCATTTCGGCACCGGCGCGATCGCGCAGCTGAGCCAGCATGTGCCCAGCGAGGCGCGAGTGCTGCTGCTCTACGGTGGCAGCAGTGCCGAGCGCAACGGCACCCTGGCCGAGGTGCGCCAGGCCCTGCAGGGCCGCCTGGTCCAGGAGTTCGGCGGCATTGAGCCCAACCCGAGCTACGAGACCCTGATGCGCGCCGTTGAACAGGTGCGCTCGCAAGGGCTGGACTTCCTGCTGGCTGTGGGCGGTGGCTCGGTCATCGACGGCACCAAGTTCGTGGCCGCTGCGGTGCCTTACCCGCAGGACCCCTGGCACATCCTGGAGACCGGCGGAGCCGAAGTAAAGCAGGCGCTGCCCTTCGGCAGCGTGCTGACCCTGCCGGCCACCGGCTCGGAGATGAACGCCGGCTCCGTGATCACCCGACGCGCCACCCAGGCCAAGCGCGTGTTCCACAGCGCCCATGTGTTTCCGCGCTTCAGCATCCTGGACCCGGCGAAGATGGATTCGCTGCCGATCCGCCAGCTGGCCAATGGCGTGGCCGATGCCTTCACGCATGTGATGGAGCAGTACCTGACCTACCCCGCCCAGGCCCATGTGCAGGACCGCATGGCCGAAGCCCTGCTGCAGACCCTGGTGGACATTGGCCCCCAGGTGCTGGCTACCGAGCATGACGCAGCAGCACGGGCCAGCCTGATGTGGACCGCCACCTTGGCGCTCAACGGCCTCATCGGCGCGGGCGTGCCGCAGGACTGGTCCACCCACATGATCGGCCATGAGCTGACGGCGCTTCACGACATCGACCATGCCCGCACCCTGGCCGTGGTGCTGCCGGCCAATCTGAAGGTGCGCCGCTCGGCCAAGCGCGAGAAGCTGCTGCAGTACGCCGAACGCGTGTGGCAGCTGCGCGAAGGCGCTGAAGAGGCGCGCATCGATGCCGCCATCCAGCGCACCGAGGTTTTCTTCGAGAGCCTGGGCATTCCCACCCGGCTGTCGGCCTACGCGCTGGGTGCCGATGCGGTGGAACCCGTCATCAAGCAACTCGAGGCCCATGGCCTGACCGCGCTGGGCGAGCGCCGCGATGTCACGCTGGACATCAGCCGCCAGATCCTGCAGGCCGCGCTTTGA
- a CDS encoding ATP-binding cassette domain-containing protein, translating into MITLDRISKRFKTAPQRPPGWAGWLGRRQGGWVDAVREVSLSAGDGRITGLLGANGAGKTTSLRMLAGLFRPETGAIAVDGIDVLRQPRQALARMGILGDAHGLYPRLTARENIVYFGQLQGLSAAAASHRAEELAELLELGAILDRRAEGFSQGERMKTALARALVHDPANIVLDEPTNGLDVLATRSLRGALRTLAREQGKCIVFSTHIMQEVEYLCDEVVVVAQGRSVARGSVAELKQQAGCANFEDAFVALAFAPAREAA; encoded by the coding sequence GTGATCACCCTCGACCGCATCAGCAAGCGTTTCAAGACCGCCCCGCAGCGCCCGCCCGGCTGGGCCGGCTGGCTGGGCCGCCGCCAGGGCGGCTGGGTGGATGCCGTGCGCGAGGTCTCGCTCAGCGCGGGCGATGGGCGCATCACCGGCCTGCTGGGCGCCAACGGCGCGGGCAAGACCACCTCGCTGCGCATGCTGGCCGGCCTGTTCCGGCCGGAGACCGGTGCCATCGCGGTGGACGGCATCGATGTGCTGCGCCAGCCGCGTCAGGCCCTGGCCCGCATGGGCATCCTGGGCGATGCCCATGGCCTGTACCCGCGGCTCACGGCGCGCGAGAACATCGTCTACTTCGGTCAGCTCCAGGGCCTGAGCGCCGCGGCCGCCAGCCACCGCGCCGAGGAACTGGCCGAGCTGCTGGAGCTGGGCGCCATCCTGGACCGGCGCGCCGAGGGCTTCAGCCAGGGCGAGCGCATGAAGACGGCCCTGGCCCGCGCCCTGGTACATGACCCGGCCAATATCGTGCTGGACGAGCCCACCAACGGCCTGGATGTGCTGGCCACGCGCAGCCTGCGCGGCGCCCTGCGCACCCTGGCGCGCGAGCAGGGCAAGTGCATCGTTTTTTCCACCCACATCATGCAGGAGGTGGAGTACCTCTGTGACGAGGTGGTGGTGGTGGCCCAGGGCCGCTCGGTGGCCCGCGGCAGCGTGGCCGAGCTCAAGCAGCAGGCCGGCTGCGCCAACTTCGAGGATGCCTTCGTGGCCCTTGCCTTCGCCCCGGCCCGGGAGGCCGCATGA
- a CDS encoding LysR family transcriptional regulator, which yields MSRQFDPVQLGSIELFCKAAELGSFTAAAELLGVTPASVSRSISRLETRLGVRLFTRTTRSVRLTSDGELYRAECQQALEQIAEAERAITGQQSEPKGLVRVSVGTLYGHHRLVPLLPGFMAAYPGVEVELNVSNRNIDFVEDGYDLAIRLGEPRDSRLVARKLEEATVGVFGAPDYFRRRGKPRTLEELAAHDLIQFVLPSTGRPMPWIFRNAAGEDIDFSFKSRQRVHEDVLAGVGWAIAGGGLFQIYHFVAREAVKAGQLIEVMQGAGGRSRSFHVLYPQNRHLSARVRAFVDYLAKAVGAATAPKSP from the coding sequence ATGTCGCGGCAGTTCGATCCCGTGCAACTGGGCAGCATCGAGTTGTTCTGCAAGGCCGCCGAGTTGGGCAGCTTCACGGCTGCCGCCGAGTTGCTGGGAGTGACGCCCGCCTCGGTGAGCCGCTCGATCAGCCGGTTGGAGACGCGCCTGGGCGTGCGTCTGTTCACTCGGACCACCCGCAGCGTGCGCCTGACCAGTGATGGTGAGCTGTACCGCGCCGAATGCCAGCAGGCGCTGGAGCAGATCGCGGAAGCGGAGCGGGCCATCACCGGCCAGCAAAGCGAGCCCAAGGGCCTGGTGCGTGTCAGCGTGGGCACGCTCTACGGGCACCACCGCCTCGTGCCCCTGCTGCCGGGCTTCATGGCGGCCTATCCGGGTGTGGAGGTCGAGCTCAATGTCTCGAACCGGAACATCGACTTCGTGGAGGACGGCTACGACCTCGCCATCCGCCTGGGCGAGCCGCGTGACTCACGCCTGGTGGCGCGCAAGTTGGAGGAGGCCACCGTTGGCGTGTTCGGTGCGCCCGACTACTTCCGGCGCCGGGGCAAGCCGCGCACGCTGGAGGAGCTCGCGGCGCACGACCTCATCCAGTTCGTGCTGCCCAGCACGGGCCGGCCCATGCCCTGGATCTTCCGCAATGCGGCAGGCGAGGACATCGACTTCAGCTTCAAGAGCCGCCAGCGGGTGCATGAAGATGTGCTGGCAGGCGTGGGCTGGGCCATCGCGGGCGGTGGCCTCTTCCAGATCTACCATTTCGTGGCCCGCGAGGCGGTGAAGGCTGGGCAGCTGATCGAGGTGATGCAGGGCGCCGGGGGACGCTCCCGCTCCTTCCACGTGCTCTACCCCCAGAACCGCCACCTCTCGGCACGGGTTCGGGCCTTCGTGGACTACCTCGCCAAGGCGGTCGGCGCGGCAACGGCGCCCAAATCCCCCTGA